One region of Manis pentadactyla isolate mManPen7 chromosome 9, mManPen7.hap1, whole genome shotgun sequence genomic DNA includes:
- the RAB7B gene encoding ras-related protein Rab-7b isoform X1: MKPQKKVDLKLIIIGALGVGKTSLLHQYVHKTFYEDYQTTLGASILSKIIILDDTTLKLQPHGAAALPLQIWDTGGQERFRSMVSTFYKGSDGCILAFDVTDLESFEALDTWRGDVLAKTIPMEQSYPMVVLGNKTDLADRQVPSEVAQGWCKEKAIPYFEVSAKNDVNVVQAFEVLASRALSRYRSVLESYLTDSIKLSPEDQPRGRCC, from the exons ATGAAACCCCAGAAGAAGGTGGACCTGAAACTCATCATCATTGGAGCCCTAGG CGTAGGGAAGACCTCCCTTCTCCACCAATATGTGCACAAGACATTTTACGAGGACTACCAGACCACACTGGGGGCCAGCATCCTCTCAAAGATTATTATACTGGATGACACAACTTTGAAGCTACAG CCCCATGGGgcggctgctcttcccctccagATCTGGGACACAGGTGGACAGGAGCGATTCCGCTCCATGGTGTCCACATTCTACAAAGGCTCTGATGGCTGCATCCTAGCTTTTGATGTCACCGACCTGGAGTCCTTTGAAGCCCTGGATACCTGGCGGGGCGATGTTCTGGCCAAAACCATCCCAATGGAGCAGTCCTACCCCATGGTGGTGCTGGGGAACAAGACCGATCTGGCAGACCGGCAG GTGCCCAGCGAGGTAGCCCAAGGCTGGTGTAAAGAGAAGGCTATTCCCTACTTTGAGGTCAGTGCCAAGAATGACGTCAATGTGGTACAAGCCTTCGAGGTGCTGGCCAGCCGGGCTCTGTCACGG TATCGGAGCGTCTTAGAGAGTTACCTCACTGACTCCATCAAGCTCTCACCAGAAGACCAGCCCCGGGGTAGATGCTGCTGA
- the RAB7B gene encoding ras-related protein Rab-7b isoform X2, whose amino-acid sequence MKPQKKVDLKLIIIGALGVGKTSLLHQYVHKTFYEDYQTTLGASILSKIIILDDTTLKLQIWDTGGQERFRSMVSTFYKGSDGCILAFDVTDLESFEALDTWRGDVLAKTIPMEQSYPMVVLGNKTDLADRQVPSEVAQGWCKEKAIPYFEVSAKNDVNVVQAFEVLASRALSRYRSVLESYLTDSIKLSPEDQPRGRCC is encoded by the exons ATGAAACCCCAGAAGAAGGTGGACCTGAAACTCATCATCATTGGAGCCCTAGG CGTAGGGAAGACCTCCCTTCTCCACCAATATGTGCACAAGACATTTTACGAGGACTACCAGACCACACTGGGGGCCAGCATCCTCTCAAAGATTATTATACTGGATGACACAACTTTGAAGCTACAG ATCTGGGACACAGGTGGACAGGAGCGATTCCGCTCCATGGTGTCCACATTCTACAAAGGCTCTGATGGCTGCATCCTAGCTTTTGATGTCACCGACCTGGAGTCCTTTGAAGCCCTGGATACCTGGCGGGGCGATGTTCTGGCCAAAACCATCCCAATGGAGCAGTCCTACCCCATGGTGGTGCTGGGGAACAAGACCGATCTGGCAGACCGGCAG GTGCCCAGCGAGGTAGCCCAAGGCTGGTGTAAAGAGAAGGCTATTCCCTACTTTGAGGTCAGTGCCAAGAATGACGTCAATGTGGTACAAGCCTTCGAGGTGCTGGCCAGCCGGGCTCTGTCACGG TATCGGAGCGTCTTAGAGAGTTACCTCACTGACTCCATCAAGCTCTCACCAGAAGACCAGCCCCGGGGTAGATGCTGCTGA